The DNA sequence atcctcccttccctgctgcccaaGCTGGGGTCTCAGCCCAGGGCATGAGGGCTTCTGGCATGGGGCAGGTCCAgctctcatccaccagcaccctcAAGTCCTTcacccagggctgctccatctGCTCACCCTCAGCCAGGATTGACCCCAGGGGTTGTCccaacccaggtgcagcaccaggACTTAATCTTGTTAAATTTCATGAGATTCCCATGAGCCACTTTCCAGAGCTCGTCTGGGTCCCTCTGTCCTTCCCCAGGACAGCACCAGGCTGGGCAGGACCCTGTGTGGGATCGAAGTGAAGTGCCCTGGTCAGACAGTGTGTCCTGCGAGGCCGCACAGGGAGCCCCTACTCCAACAGCACCTAGTGACCTTGAGAGTTAAAAAATAGCCACAGCCTgatctttttggtttttctttaaGTTACACTTGGCCTGTGTAGATAATAATTATCCTATTATTAATTAGGAAATGGCACAGCTTTGTGAGGTTCCTTTTAATAGAAAacagcagccccaggaaaaaaaccaaaccagacacacacacatctatataaatatgtaaacaCCATATATAAACACACCACCACCGCTGCCCTTGTTAAGAAGAAAACAGCTGGTGGGAAAATTTATTCCTGCATCAGTCCTACCTGCAGGACCACACACCTTCTTGATAGATGAGGAATTTAGGAAATGTCACATGTTCCACCAAGGTTGCCTCAGCTCGGGAAGCTGCAATCCAGCTGTAACCATGTTGTGGGTTGGGGACTGCTGGcatttttctgctggaaatcGGCTTAAGGGCAACAAAGTAATTGCAGGAGGTAAATAGACTGTCAGAGAGTCTCAGAACGGTTTGGATTGTAAGGGACCTTAGACGTCATGTAGTTCCAACtgcctgctgtgggcagggagtACTCAGGTTCAGGGTTTACTACTCTGGCTTTTAAGgtagagaaataaaacaaaaatatgttcaTAATCCATTATTTGAGCCCCCCAGTTATTCCATTGGTTAAATTTCGCAGGAGGGGactttattggggtttttttgtcatctGTGATCTCAGTTTCACACCAAAAACCAGATGGATCTGTGCCATCCTCAGCACAGGTGTGTGCCTCATTCTTCAGAATGAGGACTTCTACTGAATTAGTCCTTTGGCACTTTTAAATGCCTTATACTTCTGAGTCTGGGATACAGCTGTTCCCTCTCAAAGGGCAGAAATGCACCTGGGAATAGCCCTCCTTGGCTTGAAGACATCAGAGGAAGGAGACTGCCTTCCATGGCTTGAAAAGGCTCTTGGGAGGCTGGtctgagagaggaaaaagccTTTAAATTCTTCTGTCCAGCTGAGTTCCCTTACATTCTCTGGGGAAAGGTCGTTCTAAAGTATGTTTTAATTCCTGTTAGGTTAATTTGATGTCAGTTTTGTGTACCTGCTGGCAAGCTGGGTGACGAGGGGTTGCCCCTATGATgccacacaaaaaaaagtggCAGAGCATGTATGGCCATGCCCCTTCTGGAAGCTTCTGCAGGATCACCCAGGGCCACAGGGTGCAGAGGTTCCTCAGGGTCCCAGGTGGACTGTCCCTGCAGAGATAGGGCTAAGAGAAGTAGATGTGAGGTGCCTCAGCAGGAAGCTGAACATTTTCCTCATGCAGCAGAGTTAACACTCGTTGCAGGGTGAGAAACTGGAGTAGAAGGTGAtgcagctggtgctggcacAGGTGGCTGTGGCTTCACCCAGGTAAGCACGCGCCTTGAACAGCACAGCCTCAGGGTGCTTGCCTTGGGTACTGCAGTTTGTGATGTGGCCTTTTTGAAGGACTCTGCTCAAGAAGATCCTCAGCTCATAGAAGAGGTTTTGGAGAGTCACTGGGGGTCTGTGTGGGAAGCCAAAGACCCTGTGGAATTACTTATATGGGACTCTGGCTTCTTCCCCCATCCGTATGTGGTAGGCACACACATGGGTCTGCCTCTGCCCTCTGCAGGTCTTTACCACAGTGCCCTGGTGTGTTAGTAATTCTTGGAAAACTCTTCTCTCCTGTACTcatattgtattttaaaaattcccagTTTAGGTGTTATAGAGCTGACAGTCCtaaatgaaaaagagaagtaatattttaattcaaacTTCCATTTTGTTTTGCACTACATAAATAATAGTGAACAGTCTCTTCAAAAAGCTACTGAAACTTGCAGCAGCATATGGAAAATTGGTTGAAGACAAAGAGAACAAAACTCTTGGGGCCTGGGGGCATTATTCACAAATCAGCctttttgccaaaaaaaatgagtaaaaatttctcttttacCCTAGAGAGGAGAAACTGCACAATAGAAACAGCCACACTTTCCAGGATTGTTACAGGTGATCAGTGATTCAATCTGTCAAAAAACCATGCAAACACCATCAAAAAAAGAACTTAAAAAGGTGTAATTACCATGTCAGCAGATCCAGCTCAGGGTAATAGCAAATATTTATCTGATTTCCTTAAGCGGCTTTTTAAGTTACCACTTTAGAGCTCTTGTTGACACTGGCgctgaatagatcacacggacacagcttgaggtgtggtgaaaggaaagagaaagtttatttttcctcccaggatttataggtttctgaccatggccagggattggatggtcaggataacactttcccactccACTGGCCATGGGAGttgtccatcacaagatgtgtaacaggAATGTATACCTATCTCTATGTTTtcagttactgtcctgggaaagtcttagaaaactatatcagcaagctcagaagctgagttttcagggtgacaggctcttgcaatttttctttgcaaattcTGTAGTGCAGAAGAAGGTTCCTCCCTGGTTTGGGCACTTCAGTGCAGAAGAATCTTTCCCAGTGCAGGGGTTTGGCCCCAGTTGAGATGGTGGCAGCAGGCAGGTTCTTTTAGGTGTTTCCAGGTGCCAGTTGCTGGGAAACAGGAACACAAACAGAATTTGCCTTTGCAGGGCCAGGCAACtgtgggagctgagctgctggtcTGTGCCTGtcaatattttgtttcatttctcaaGTGATACCATTGCCCTTTTTTATTAGTGAAGTTTTGCTACAATATTGTTATAGCTGAAATCTGGGTGTTCTAAGGAACATCCAACAGAGTTTCTTTACAAATTATTTGTGTGTTTATCTGCCTGGTGTGCCAGCTGGACAGAAAACTCCTGTTGTATTTCTGCATCAAGGTTTTCCCTTTCTTAGGAAGTTTGTGTCCCCCTCCCTGAGGCTGTAATTCCAGGAAGTGGTGGGCCATTCTGCGAGTAAGCCAAATCATGCTTTTTACCATGGTGCCAGAGGAGGGCAAACATAAATTTTGTGTGGATGAACAGCTTTTGGCTCAAGCATGAAATTATTTGTCGTTGCTGCTCTCATTTCCCCTCATATTTCCTGGATTGTGTTTAATTCTGTTGCTGCTCCACTGTAAAACATTGCCATCTGCATATTTTATCACAGCTCACTTCTGCATTCCACCATGTTTTGCGCTCTgtcagtatatttttttttccttaaattcatCATTTGGttaatttgctttgctttccacTCCTGACTCTATACTAACTTTTGTATATTGTCCTCATATATGTTCACATATATATTTGCTCTATTTCCTTCCCGGTCCTGGCCATTGTGCTATTCTCATTCAGATTACTCCTGAAGACTGGCTTCCTGACATCAGGAATGTTCCATTTGGCATTTCTGGTGTTTCTGTTCATTTTGGATGGCCAGTTGTGCTGTATTCTGTGCAGTGCAATGTCACCCTGGCATTGAGTGCTGTGCCTTGGGAAACAGAAAATGCTTCTTCTCCCTGGCATAAAGGAGGGCAGGTCTGGGGAAACGAGTGTTTTTGGTTGGAGAGGGTTGTCAGGAGAGGATGTCACCCCCTCACCAGTTCTCGTGTAGGCTCTCAGTGCTGAAGACAattgaaaaagctgaaaatctgGGATAACGTTCCGattcctcctgtccctgctggtgtTCCTGCAGAGTTGGAATGGCCACATGATGGCAATGTCTCACCTCAGGGATGTGCATCGTTTTCTGCTGGATGGAGCAGATTGCTTCTCGAACTCCGTTTAAGTGCCTCTAGAGGCTTTCCACCAGAGGCACTGAAAATTTTACATCTCCCTCTGAAACTTGCCTCTCTCTTTGGTTGGAGCTTTGCCCTGATCAAAACCCTTCAAATTTTCAATCTCCGTAATCAACTTCGTAATCTCCCTTACAAGGATGGAAGTCAAATCCCAAACCACCCCGTTGGATGGATTAATTGGAAGAGTTTTCCCACAACCAAAGTGCATTTCTGGATGTGCAGCATCACCCTTTGGCTCCTTTGCCAGTGCTGTCCCTCTTCATGAGCCACCATTCTGATACAGGAGATAGTGTCTCATGGATCCCTAGGAAGGCAAAACAAGGGTTAACAGATCCATGTTTATCTCTATCATCTCTGTCTCTATCAatctctatctctctatctctatctctctctatctctatatctctatatctctatctctctatctctaTCTTATAAGATCTAATTATGActtttagaaattaattcacTTTTTGCTAAAATGCCTCTCTGGGGCAGAGGGCAGGAGATACTGATTAGTGCCCCACAACAGGGTACAAATGTTCACAGGAGGAAGTGGAGAGGAATGCTTTATCCAGTGAAAACCACAAGGAAACAGGAGGTGAGCCAGGGTCCAAGCCATATATTCTGCTCCTAGGGAAAAATATCCTAAtgatcagggctgggattttctttttctttatccAAATATTAGATAAACTCTCGTATCTCTCCAGGCTAAAAAGCATGCAGAAATTCTGATCTATCCCAACATTGTCAGCTTGGACCCGATTTTACTGATTTAAATATGTGATTTTGGGACTTCTGAAAATTTGCTTTTGGAAGCAAAACTGTGTGCATTGGTTAGACAGAAGCTCATGCATCATTATATGGAATCAGGATGTTTTATTCCCCAAACTAAACCACAACCAGCATGCTTCCATAGGTTGATATGATTGTTGCTGTTGTATGGGGGAGGCACTCTGGAGCCTCCCCCAAAATGCTGCACTCTGGACAAGGATGGTTCTtctcttctgtgcctctgaaATGTAAGTGTTGAAATTCTGTTGCACTTCTTAGTACAGTCTGGTGCAAAATAGTCTTTGCTGGAAGCATTTTACACGTTTTCATTCAGTAGGGAGTTTATCTGAGTTCAAAGTCCAGGGTAGTCATATGGTCCCATAATGAGCTGGAGACTTGACATTCCTGTGCAGCCctaaggttttaaaaataagaaacaaaggATATGAGGGAAGAAGCAAGATCTGTCCACAGCTGCTCATGACCATATCCAGATGATTTGAACCCGTGCTGTGGTGGTGTAACCTGCCTCCACACTGCCTGGTCTCCAGCTCATTGAACACAAGATGATATGGGACATCTCGTGCTACaggagtgctgctgctggctccagagcaggggAGCCCTGGGGCTCTGCACTCTGCCAAGGGGCCATAAAGATTAGCCAGGTTTTAGGtcctgagctgggaatgtttcctGCTTGAACTCCTGTGAAAGTCAGACCTTCACAAAATCATTCCACCAAATCTGCCTCATGTGGCTTGTTTAGCCTCAAAGTGATTGGAATTATCACCTCACTTCCAGAGATTTTCCCAGGCTTCATTATCTTGATTGTTTCCCTTTCTCTATGCCTAAAAGTaagtatttttcccttttctgtctATTAAGAATAGACTTGAAACCCACAGACCAGAAAGCAGTTTGTAAGGGGAATGACAAATAAGGACATTTACATGCCATAGACACAGTAACCAGGTTAAATTAAATTAGGACAGCAAAAATCATAAGGAAGAATTACAGAAATAACCCAGGATTttgattatttaaaagaaaaacaaacccgtTCTATTGAGTATGGTCACACCAGAGATTATAGGTGGAGAAATTCTTACATACTAATTACAAAGTGTTATCAGGATGCTTTGTCTGTCAAACAGTTGGACAGATTTCCTCTTTCCCTAAGAAAGAGCCAGAGAACTTGCCAAGAGTCTGTGTTTGCAGATCAAAAATatagaggaagaaaatgaaaattcagagATGGAAGGAGAAGTGACCTTTCCTATATTGCATATCTGTATTGCATAATATAACATACATAACATATGtatgtcacacacacacacacaccacacatatatataaaatattctgcATCATCTCTTTTCCTGTGAGCCTTGTGGAATATTGCACTAAATGTTCAGTCCAAATCTGGTCTCATTTTCACCTGTCTCCTTTTGGGCCCTTCTCTAGGAATGAGGCTAGAGGTTTCCACGCTGGCAGAAAACCCACTGGAGTTGTGACTCTGTTCACAGAGTAAACCAGGAAAATCCTGATTACCAGTGCAGTAATTACACCTACCATCTCCTCCTTCCAGAGAAGCTCCCTGGTGATTCCCATCAAACTGGAAAATGCTGGCTGTATgtcaaggaaaaagagaaggcagAGTCTGATGTTGTTTGGAaacacccagagctgctggggatgctgtgAGCCTGGGCATCTAAACAACTCACATTTCTCTATCTGGATACCCCATTTTCTTTCACTATGCAGGGATGAGTGTTGGCTAAATAAAATTATCTAATACCTgatattttctaataaaataaattttttacaGTGTAGGAAAATCTGCTTTCAATTGCAATTGTTGGGCATTACTTTAGTTGATGAAAACAGCGTGCTTGGGAAGCTGCCTGGAAGCCATATGATTTCAGGGTATTGCTATTTGCCTTTTtaagaggaaggaaagcaaacttttttcttttatgtcaTGGTTGAATACAGTGATGTATCCAGTAGAGAGGAGGGGAAATCACTCTAACTCCTGTAATATGTGTAGGGCAGCTCTATATTTTGTCTATCTCATTTTCAGGCATTTGGAGACTCCCAGACCCACCTGAGTTATACATCACTTGTGTTGGGCAAGTTCTGACCAGGAGCTGAGGATCTGGCAGCCCCTATTCCATGGCTGCTGCAGGTGTGATCCTTATTTACATCAATATGGAATTTGGATTTAAGCTGCTTCTGGCAGCTTTGCCTCTGAATGGAGTCAGACTGCACAGGTGAAtgcaagattttatttttttttttttctgtatgtatGTTGTACTTGCTGTGTGCTTGATTTAAtgaatgtttttcttcagaCAGTTTATTATATTTGGATGTTTTGGAGTTATAATTTTAACTTGCTGCTTATGTACCAAAAACCAGGCCAATGCTTTTCAGGTATTTCTCTGCTGCACACGTTCCCCTTTACAAGTGAGTCTAAGTGATTATATCCCATTCCTACATCActtccatccctggaattgtccaaagccaggttggatggggcttggagaaacctggaaTAGGGGACATGGGTAGAATGAGATGATCATTAATGCCCcttgtggacatgattttctgaacctgaAAGAGTTTCAGGCTCTCGGACTGATTtgtgttcccaagggaaagtcttttgggAAACTTTTTCTCTCTCGAGGACTGTTGTGTAAATAAGGTTTTGGTTTCTCAAAATAATGACAAAGATATTCTgagagtgtttttctcttgtcccatcAATGGGATAAGGGAGGTGCTGTTCCTTGTACCAATCAGGTTAACCTGTATCAGAACACTTTATAAAAAGGGTTGAAAAGcccaaaataaaggcttttgccTCCTGAAATAAACCTCGGCTGCTGTGTGCGCTAGGGACCCTCACTCTCTACTTTGTGTCCATTTGCGACATCTGGCACCCATCGTGAGTATAGTAACAGCGAGAGAGGTAATACCTTCTCTCCCCCGACAccctaggaaaaaaagagatttttttcagtccagaCTGCGGGTTTTTGTCTGCCATTCTTTCTTGCTGCTGGAGAATTTTTCCCAGTGAGCTGAAAGCATGCCAATCACTGTCTTAGCTCCAGAGGATGAGATCGTCCTGGACTTATGGACAGATATTCTCTGGAAAAATGAACTGGACATTTCTGAAGCAGATATTAATGCTTTATATTTATGGGGGAAAgaacatggatttttttccaaccGCTGCTGATGCGCTGTTGAAAAGTTGTTGGCAGACCTTAGGTGACTGGTGTTGTCCGTATCAACTGGTGTTATCCGGCGAAGGGGAGGATGCGGAATTGCTTCTCCCATGGAAGAAATTCACGACTATAGTAGAGACCGCAAGCTCTGGAGCCTCATCAAGGGAGGTCTCGGAGTCCGGCTCTGAAGGAGGAGACTGTTCTGATCCAGAAGCCGCTCCACTAGAGTGTGACTCATGGGAGATGGCGTTGGACTCGGATCAGGACAGCCtagagggaatttttttccccgaCCCCACCCCTTTGCGAGTCTAACTTGGGGGTGTGAGAAGCCCTCTGTCTGTGTCACACGGGACGGATGACCGGcaggagggggaagggggaggttCGACTCTTGAAAGCCATTCCTCCCCTGCTCAGCTGGGTtgccctgcccggggctcgGGAAACCGTGGGATGGAGGGGAACAAACCATCCCCCGTGCATTCCCTGTGGTGGAGGGGAACAAACCATCCCCCGTGCATTCCCTGTGGTGGAGGGGAACAAACCATCCCCCGTGCATTCCCTGTGGTGGAGGGgacaccagcagctcctgttccgccggcagcagcggcaggacCGCTGAGACCCCTCTCCATGGTGTGCATGAATTGTGGTGTCACTGCACTGATTCCGTTCCTGCAGCCAAACACCGCGGGCATTGGGAATGGTGGGATCTCCTCCGCTCCCCAGGCGCGGCCGGAGGGCAGTCCCACCACGACTGctcaggcagcgcccggcgccaCTGGGCAGGTAATAGATGTAGCTCCTGTAGGGGATGGGGCGACCCCGCTCCGTCCCATGCGAGCGGGCTCGCCGCTGCTCTCCGCACGGCCCCGTCACGCAGAGCGGGCCAGCAGCGCGGCCCGGGCAGGAGCGGCGGTGCCGGCCTGGCCACGGCCGCCGGGGCCGGCAGGATCGGCTCCGCTCCCAGCGCGGGCAGAGGCACCAGCACTGCCGCTGCCATggagggcaggggagctggggcagcaccaTGGaccccgcgcccgccccgccgtgGGGGGAGCAGGCGGCGCTGCCACAGCGGCCGCCGCGGGTCCTTTCTCGGAACCAGGCTTCTCCGTGCCCCGCACCCAGCCCAGGCCTGCAGCGGCCACGGTGGGCGGGAGTGGTGCTGCCCGCATGGACGGTCCTGGGGCTCTTTTGAGCTCGTCTGCTCTCCGGCGCTGGTGTCTACAGCGCCGGGCGGGGGTGGGGGCAGTTCTCTGTTGGCTccgctccctccctcctgcgAGCAGAGCTTGGACAGATTGGCTGGGTCTGCTACAGACCCTGGCGGGGCTGCCCCGGAtccagcagctggtgctgcGGGGGGCACTCCCccggctgctgctggtgtcggAGCAGCGGCATCTGAGCCTCCCTTGTTTACAACAGGGGCTCGCAGTGATGCTGGCACTTCGGGGCGAGTGTCTGCTCGTAGTGGAGGACACCGAGAGGGTCCCCATTCCCGTGCTCATTGCACACTCCCACCGTGACAGGTGACAGTGCGTCCCAAAGATCCAAGACGTTTTTGGGACGAGGTCAAAGAAAAAGCTTTGCAAATGGGAGATTGGGGTCTCCTTGAGCGTTTTAGGGGAACTGGAGATAATTTGCATGAGTTCTCAGATTCTGGGAAGAAAGACAATCTGGTACAGGAGAGGCAAACTCCAGCCAGATGCCTGTCTCTGCTCCTGCGACGTTTAAGGGGCAGGATCAAAGAGATGCTGTGACCTCACAAGGAGGTCTTCAGGCTTTTCCTGTGGTTAAGGGAAATCCTCACACGGGGCAGCCTAACATGCATCAGGTTATCACATTCGAATGTGATGGACATTAGAGACACGGTGACAAAGCATGGTCTAGGTTCTCAGGAGGTAATGCAGATGATCTGCGTTATTAACTCTGAGCCACTGGTACCATATGACATTTGGTACCTTGCTCAGGTGTTACTTCAGCCTGTCCAGCCTGTCGAAGTCTTTGAAGCAGTTGGAGTCAGCTGGCCACAAAAGTAGCTGGACGTAATAGTCAATTGTCCAACCACGACCCCAGGTATGGGATGGAAGTCATCTGTTGACAGGGgttggaaatatttttgacCCTGATTTCCAGGTTACCTTCTACCCACAGATGCTGGATCAGTGCCAGAAGACAGACATTGCTGCTCCAATTAAAACCATAGAGTTATCAGCTCCAAAACAGAGGTTCGTTACTATAGTCCAAGGGGCTAAGGAACCTTTTATACAGTTTGTTGAAAAACTCTCTGCATCCTTGGAGAAGCAGGTGGACGATCCTGACTTGAGAAAGCTACTGGTCAAACAGCTTGCAAGAAGCAATGCCAATGATGACTGCAGGAGGGTGATAGAGGCCCTCCCAGGTGATCCATCCTTACCAGAGACGGTTCAGGCTTGTGCTAATATAGGCAGTACAGATTATAGAATGGCTGCCGTGGCTGCTGCCTTACCAGCGTCATCAAAAAGGCCAAAGGGTAAGCAGCAGAAACAAGTGACAGCACAAGCCACCAAAAAGCAggggaaacagaagcagaaagggaaaactCCCTCATTTCTGTGTGGTTGGTGTGGAAAGCCAAACTACTATGCAGAGGCTTGCACAGCAAGGTTTGATGCTAAGGGCCAGCCTTTGCCAGATCAGGGAAACACAAAGCTGAGTGCTTCGGGGGAACGTGCTCAGACATAAGCTTTTCCCCAGGTCCCAAAGCTGATGCAGGTCTGCTCAGCTGGCTTGTGGCCAGCACCCGTGGCTCAGCCGGACTTgatgtctgcacagcagcagcagtagtcTTGAACTCTTGCAAAGTGCACAGAGTTCCTTTGGATGCCTTTGGACCCCTGCGGGAGGATAAGAGTGCTCTCCTAATGGGAAGGTCAGGTGCCACCCTCCAGGGTATCATTGTGCATCTGAGACTTACTGATGCAGATTATATGTGGCAGATTTGTGCTGTGGTGTCCACTCCAAATCCTCCCCTCACCATTCCCGAGAAAATGCGcattgctcaacttgtgcctttcAAGTCTTCATTTTCCAGGGCTGCAAACCGGTGTCTAGGGGACAGTTGCTTTGGATTGACTGGACCACCTCAGGTGCACTGGACTGCAACCCTGACTGACAAACGGCCTGAGATGTGCTGTACCCTGTGCTTCCCTGGTGCCACCCCaccagagatccacctgcaagGCCTGATTGACACACGTGCCAACGTCACCATCCTGGCCTTCTCTGCGTGGCCTCTGCAGTGTCCTCTGGATCCTGTAGAGTCACCTGTCAGAGGGTTCGGTGGAATGGCCAAATGTTTCATCagccagcagcctgtgctgatcATAAATTCAGAGGGACAGTCAGCTATGGTTCGGGTTTATGTTACCATGGCTATTGCTAACCTCTGGGGGCAGGACATACTGGCGGTTTGGGGGATTCAGATCAGGATGGATTTTTGACGGGGGCCACTGCGACAAAGGGCGCACAGTGCTCCATGCCTCCTTTACAGGGGCAGGGGGACAAACCCATCCAGGAAACTCAGTTTCTTCCCTCCTGGAAGAAAATGTAGTTGCCCTTCAAAATTCAGTTCAAGAGCAAGATACAAGCTATACCAATCTGCTGAGTTTCATAGCAGAAAGTAATGCCAGGGCTGACAAGTGGGCTAACCCCGCATGGGTGGCACCTCAGCCTGATGTATTAGCACAAGCCAAAGCATCACGTGAATTCTTT is a window from the Poecile atricapillus isolate bPoeAtr1 chromosome 7, bPoeAtr1.hap1, whole genome shotgun sequence genome containing:
- the APOBEC4 gene encoding LOW QUALITY PROTEIN: putative C->U-editing enzyme APOBEC-4 (The sequence of the model RefSeq protein was modified relative to this genomic sequence to represent the inferred CDS: inserted 2 bases in 2 codons; substituted 5 bases at 5 genomic stop codons) — its product is VQERRVFQELLTHQGTVVKTCRGQRQTHVCAYHIRMGEEARVPYKXFHRVFGFPHRPPVTLQNLFYELRIFLSRVLQKGHITNCSTQGKHPEAVLFKARAYLGEATATCASTSCITFYSSFSPCNECXLCCMRKMFSFLLRHXHIYFSXPYLCRDSPPGTLRNLCTLWPWVILQKLPEGAWPYMLCHFFLCGIIGATPRHPAXPAGTQNXHQINLTGIKTYFRTTFPQRMXGNSAGQKNLKAFSSLRPASQEPFQAMEGSLLPLMSSSQGGLFPGAFLPFEREQLYPRLRSIRHLKVPKD